One Streptomyces lincolnensis genomic region harbors:
- a CDS encoding peptide ABC transporter substrate-binding protein, giving the protein MSPARTRLLTVAALGAGTLLLAACSGTSGTSSASKDTINYALPANFTPNWILPIGTAAHLNTNNRSIADSLWERLVAYDGSTGRIAWNKKASIATAADFAADNKSVTITLGDRHWSDGKPITSADVQFWFDLIKANKTEWAGYTPGQAPDIWTSFKAVDDRHFTITFDKAYNPQWMLANELSEVTPLPRHVWDKGDAKKTWTYLNDAAKNISGYASNPLWKVISGPYAVKSFSTAGKVVLTANTKYDGGEKPGIPTVNLLPFTTADAEKNALRSGSVDYGYIEATDLDQKESFTAQGYEVKPWSGWAITYMPYNFNNPSMGAVFKQLYARQAVQHSIDQASLAKVVLNGTAVPGYGPIPQGQASDFLSPVQKDNPYPFSTDTAKSLLTSHGWTEQGGVMTCSEPAKCGAGIAKGTKFEMGVLSQSGSTVTDNMMSAIQSSLAKTGIRFSIKTAPVNSVLSQTPPCTSGQSICKWQLSFFGTAGSWYFSAFPTGDSLFQTGGGSNFGGYSNPEVDKLISASTTSTSNQAIQDYSAALAKDLPVIWLPEPVYQVSVVRNGLGGFSQDSLANFHPAQWKWTD; this is encoded by the coding sequence ATGTCCCCTGCTCGCACGAGACTTCTCACCGTCGCCGCCCTCGGCGCGGGCACGCTGCTGCTCGCTGCCTGCTCCGGGACGAGCGGCACGTCGTCGGCGTCGAAGGACACGATCAACTACGCGCTGCCCGCCAACTTCACGCCGAACTGGATCCTGCCGATCGGCACGGCAGCGCATCTGAACACCAACAACCGCTCCATCGCGGACAGTCTGTGGGAGCGGCTCGTCGCCTACGACGGCTCCACGGGCCGGATCGCGTGGAACAAGAAGGCGTCCATCGCCACCGCCGCCGACTTCGCCGCCGACAACAAGAGCGTGACGATCACTCTCGGCGACCGGCACTGGAGCGACGGAAAGCCCATCACCTCCGCGGACGTCCAGTTCTGGTTCGACCTCATCAAGGCGAACAAGACCGAGTGGGCGGGCTACACCCCCGGCCAGGCGCCGGACATCTGGACGTCCTTCAAGGCCGTCGACGACCGCCACTTCACGATCACGTTCGACAAGGCCTACAACCCCCAGTGGATGCTCGCCAACGAGCTGAGCGAGGTCACGCCGCTGCCGCGGCACGTCTGGGACAAGGGCGACGCCAAGAAGACCTGGACCTACCTCAACGACGCCGCGAAGAACATCTCCGGCTATGCCTCGAACCCGTTGTGGAAGGTCATCAGCGGCCCCTACGCGGTCAAGTCGTTCTCGACGGCCGGCAAGGTGGTCCTGACCGCCAACACGAAGTACGACGGCGGCGAGAAGCCGGGCATCCCGACGGTGAACCTGCTGCCCTTCACCACGGCCGACGCCGAGAAGAACGCGCTGCGTTCCGGCAGCGTCGACTACGGCTACATCGAGGCGACCGACCTCGACCAGAAGGAGAGCTTCACCGCGCAGGGCTACGAGGTGAAGCCGTGGTCGGGCTGGGCGATCACCTACATGCCGTACAACTTCAACAACCCTTCCATGGGTGCCGTGTTCAAGCAGCTGTACGCCCGGCAGGCCGTCCAGCACTCGATCGACCAGGCGAGCCTGGCGAAAGTCGTCCTCAACGGGACGGCGGTGCCGGGCTACGGGCCGATCCCGCAGGGGCAGGCCTCGGACTTCCTCTCGCCCGTGCAGAAGGACAACCCGTACCCGTTCTCGACGGACACCGCCAAGTCCCTGCTGACCAGCCATGGCTGGACCGAGCAGGGCGGGGTCATGACCTGCTCCGAACCCGCGAAGTGCGGCGCGGGCATCGCCAAGGGCACGAAGTTCGAGATGGGGGTGCTCTCGCAGTCCGGGTCGACGGTGACGGACAACATGATGAGCGCGATCCAGTCCTCGCTGGCGAAGACCGGCATCAGGTTCTCCATCAAGACCGCGCCGGTCAACTCCGTGCTCTCGCAGACCCCTCCGTGCACCTCCGGCCAGTCGATCTGCAAGTGGCAGCTGAGTTTCTTCGGTACGGCGGGCAGCTGGTACTTCAGCGCCTTCCCCACCGGTGACTCGCTGTTCCAGACCGGTGGCGGTTCGAACTTCGGCGGTTACTCCAACCCGGAGGTCGACAAGCTCATCTCCGCCTCCACGACGTCGACTTCGAACCAGGCCATCCAGGACTACAGCGCGGCCCTCGCCAAGGACCTGCCGGTGATCTGGCTGCCGGAACCCGTCTACCAGGTCTCGGTCGTCAGGAACGGCCTCGGCGGGTTCTCCCAGGACTCGCTCGCCAACTTCCACCCGGCGCAGTGGAAGTGGACCGACTAG
- a CDS encoding ROK family transcriptional regulator, with protein sequence MPEKSSALTARILELLASGQAATRTELAEVLGAAPSTVSFAVGKLVDYGLVAEEGTRNSTGGRPRKVLRLGGSDGYAVAAELGGKHAHVGVVHPGGGLTDVSTVPFATAAGPEAALPALVETLEGLADRHGRALLRGVGLCLPGPVDVEPGLVTLPARMPGWNRFPVRDWLQERFGVPVAIENDANCMAVGEHSVRPAGHRQAIMVKAGSGIGAGVIADGRLYRGGSGAAGEITHVRVEAGHDIPCSCGNTGCLETVASGAALVRTLRERGLDVASTEDVVRLASDADPEATRAVRQAGRYLGQVLAANINFFNPDAVYLGGILSTLEPFVAAVRSQLYEGCHPLVTEHLVIERALLGADAGLAGAGQFALQRALAEAMQTVTGSSGMRSPT encoded by the coding sequence ATGCCTGAAAAAAGTTCCGCGCTGACCGCGCGCATCCTCGAACTGCTCGCCTCCGGGCAGGCGGCGACCCGAACGGAGCTCGCCGAAGTGCTCGGCGCCGCCCCGTCGACGGTCTCGTTCGCGGTGGGCAAGCTGGTGGACTACGGGCTGGTCGCCGAGGAGGGCACCCGGAACTCCACCGGCGGACGCCCGCGCAAGGTCCTGCGTCTCGGCGGCAGCGACGGATACGCCGTGGCGGCCGAACTCGGCGGCAAGCACGCCCATGTGGGGGTCGTCCACCCCGGCGGCGGACTCACCGACGTCTCCACCGTGCCGTTCGCCACGGCTGCCGGACCCGAGGCCGCGCTGCCCGCACTGGTCGAGACCCTCGAAGGCCTCGCCGACCGGCACGGCCGGGCCCTGCTCCGCGGAGTCGGCCTCTGCCTCCCCGGCCCGGTCGACGTCGAACCCGGCCTGGTCACCCTGCCCGCCCGCATGCCCGGCTGGAACAGGTTTCCCGTACGGGACTGGCTCCAGGAGCGGTTCGGGGTACCGGTCGCCATCGAGAACGACGCCAACTGCATGGCCGTGGGAGAGCACAGCGTCCGCCCCGCCGGGCACCGCCAGGCGATCATGGTGAAGGCGGGCTCCGGGATCGGCGCGGGCGTCATCGCCGACGGGCGGCTCTACCGGGGCGGCAGCGGCGCCGCGGGTGAGATCACCCACGTCCGCGTCGAGGCCGGTCACGACATCCCCTGCTCCTGCGGCAACACCGGCTGCCTGGAGACCGTCGCCTCCGGCGCCGCGCTGGTGCGGACCCTGCGCGAGCGGGGCCTGGACGTGGCCTCCACCGAGGACGTCGTACGACTCGCCTCCGACGCCGACCCCGAGGCCACCCGAGCGGTCCGCCAGGCCGGCCGCTACCTCGGCCAGGTCCTCGCCGCCAACATCAACTTCTTCAACCCCGACGCCGTGTACCTCGGCGGCATCCTCTCCACCCTGGAGCCCTTCGTCGCGGCGGTACGCAGCCAGCTGTACGAGGGCTGCCATCCGCTTGTCACCGAGCACCTGGTGATCGAACGAGCACTGCTGGGCGCGGATGCCGGCTTGGCGGGCGCGGGCCAGTTCGCCCTGCAACGAGCACTGGCGGAGGCGATGCAAACGGTCACAGGTAGTTCGGGGATGCGATCACCCACCTAG
- a CDS encoding M81 family metallopeptidase gives MPPSRPRIAIAGLGIESSTFSPARTTAPAFHPLRGPDVLTRYPFLAPGQPLRAAADWQGALVGKALPGGTVTATAYADLTDELLTRLKDLGPLDGLWFDIHGAMTVENLDDAEADLLHRVRKVIGPDTVVSTSMDLHGNVSRALVHRTDLITCYRMAPHEDAMDTKERAARNLVDHLTSGAPRPLKAWIPVPVLLAGEQTSTRIEPARSVYAAVEDVEAAEGVTDAAIWVGYAWADEPRNRAAVVVTGHDEAAVTSGAQRLARGFWKARHAFEFVAPTGTLDECLDAALASAKRPYFVSDTGDNPTAGGAGDVTWGLRRILERPEFKDPTGPTVIYASLPGPAAVDTAVRAGVGARVTVTAGAEVDDRHAGPLTLTGVVHAVRHGDRDAETEVVLTVGGVQVILTRLRKPYHHEHDFTDLELDPRAAEVVVVKIGYLEPELFAMAADWKMALTPGGVDQDLTRLGHRRVRRPLFPFDPQMPDPDLTARIIAPSDAPLTGPDE, from the coding sequence ATGCCCCCTTCCCGCCCCAGAATCGCCATCGCAGGCCTCGGCATCGAATCCTCCACTTTCTCCCCGGCCCGCACCACCGCCCCCGCCTTCCACCCCCTCCGCGGCCCCGACGTCCTCACCCGCTACCCCTTCCTCGCCCCGGGCCAACCCCTGCGGGCCGCCGCGGACTGGCAGGGCGCCCTCGTCGGCAAGGCGCTCCCCGGCGGCACCGTCACGGCGACCGCCTACGCCGACCTGACCGACGAACTCCTCACCCGGCTGAAGGACCTGGGCCCCCTGGACGGCCTCTGGTTCGACATCCACGGCGCCATGACCGTCGAGAACCTGGACGACGCCGAGGCCGACCTCCTGCACCGCGTCAGAAAGGTCATCGGCCCCGACACCGTCGTCTCGACCTCCATGGACCTGCACGGCAACGTCTCCCGCGCCCTCGTCCACCGCACCGACCTGATCACCTGCTACCGCATGGCCCCGCACGAGGACGCCATGGACACCAAGGAGCGGGCCGCCCGCAACCTCGTCGACCACCTGACGAGCGGCGCCCCCCGCCCCCTCAAGGCCTGGATCCCCGTACCCGTGCTGCTGGCCGGCGAGCAGACCTCCACCCGTATCGAACCGGCCAGAAGCGTCTACGCGGCCGTCGAGGACGTGGAGGCCGCCGAAGGCGTGACGGACGCGGCGATCTGGGTCGGCTACGCGTGGGCGGACGAACCCCGCAACCGGGCCGCGGTCGTCGTCACGGGACACGACGAGGCCGCGGTCACCTCCGGGGCACAGCGGCTGGCCCGAGGCTTCTGGAAGGCCCGCCACGCCTTCGAGTTCGTCGCCCCGACCGGCACCCTGGACGAGTGCCTGGACGCGGCCCTGGCCTCCGCCAAGCGCCCGTACTTCGTCAGCGACACCGGCGACAACCCGACGGCGGGCGGCGCCGGCGACGTCACCTGGGGACTCCGACGCATCCTGGAACGACCGGAGTTCAAGGACCCGACCGGTCCCACCGTCATCTACGCCTCGCTCCCGGGCCCGGCAGCGGTCGACACGGCCGTGCGGGCGGGCGTCGGCGCGAGAGTCACCGTCACCGCGGGCGCCGAGGTCGACGACCGGCACGCCGGACCGCTCACCCTGACCGGTGTGGTCCACGCGGTCCGGCACGGCGACCGGGACGCGGAGACCGAGGTGGTGCTCACGGTGGGCGGCGTCCAGGTGATCCTGACGCGGCTGCGCAAGCCGTACCACCACGAACACGACTTCACCGACCTGGAGTTGGACCCCCGGGCGGCCGAGGTCGTCGTCGTGAAGATCGGCTACCTGGAGCCCGAACTGTTCGCCATGGCCGCCGACTGGAAGATGGCGCTCACCCCGGGCGGCGTCGACCAGGACCTGACCCGGCTCGGCCACCGCCGGGTCCGCAGGCCGCTGTTCCCGTTCGACCCGCAGATGCCCGACCCCGACCTCACGGCCCGGATCATCGCGCCCAGCGACGCACCGCTCACCGGGCCCGACGAGTAG
- a CDS encoding GTP-binding protein: MAGSDTAVPAAPDTVKILIAGGFGVGKTTMVGSVSEIAPLRTEESLTSAGLGIDDLDGIEDKKATTVALDFGRITISDELVLYLFGTPGQQRFWFMWNDLAIGALGAVVLIDVRRPEASFAAVDFFERRGIPFVVGVNGFHGKHPYPPEDIREAFALPAHVPVLLCDARERGSCRDVLIALIDQVIAAAA; encoded by the coding sequence TTGGCCGGCTCTGACACCGCCGTTCCGGCGGCACCCGACACCGTGAAGATACTGATCGCCGGGGGCTTCGGCGTGGGCAAGACCACCATGGTCGGCTCGGTCAGCGAGATCGCCCCGCTGCGCACGGAGGAGTCGCTGACCTCCGCGGGTCTGGGGATCGACGACCTCGACGGCATCGAGGACAAGAAGGCCACGACCGTGGCTCTGGACTTCGGCCGGATCACCATCAGCGACGAGCTGGTGCTGTATCTGTTCGGCACCCCGGGGCAGCAGCGGTTCTGGTTCATGTGGAACGACCTGGCCATCGGCGCGCTGGGTGCGGTGGTGCTGATCGACGTGCGCAGACCGGAGGCGAGCTTCGCCGCCGTCGACTTCTTCGAGCGCCGGGGCATCCCGTTCGTCGTCGGTGTCAACGGCTTCCACGGCAAACATCCGTATCCGCCGGAGGACATCCGGGAGGCCTTCGCGCTGCCCGCGCACGTCCCGGTGCTGCTGTGCGACGCGCGCGAGCGCGGCTCGTGCCGGGACGTGCTGATCGCCCTGATCGACCAGGTGATCGCGGCGGCGGCCTGA
- a CDS encoding DUF742 domain-containing protein, with the protein MSGSDAAGRLVRPFALTGGRTRPSRADFTLITTVTAVDPPPERAPRPQPEQARILRRCARPVAVAEVAALLDLPVSVIVIMLCDLLEAGLITAHPPHPVSPRTPNLDLLQKVRDGLGRL; encoded by the coding sequence ATGAGCGGAAGCGACGCGGCGGGCCGGCTGGTGCGGCCCTTCGCCCTGACCGGCGGACGGACCCGGCCCAGCCGCGCCGACTTCACCCTCATCACGACGGTGACCGCGGTGGACCCGCCGCCGGAGCGGGCCCCCCGGCCGCAGCCCGAGCAGGCCCGGATCCTGCGCCGGTGCGCGCGGCCGGTGGCCGTGGCGGAGGTCGCCGCCCTGCTGGACCTGCCGGTGAGCGTGATCGTCATCATGCTGTGCGATCTGCTGGAGGCCGGTCTGATCACGGCCCATCCACCGCATCCCGTCTCGCCCCGCACCCCGAACCTGGACCTGCTTCAGAAAGTGAGGGACGGCCTTGGCCGGCTCTGA
- a CDS encoding roadblock/LC7 domain-containing protein, translated as MTRPTPATNTQLDQLLTGLVDRVADVNHAVVLSEDGLVVSRSTGFVRDDAERLAATASGLMSLSKGVSMDFRGGPVRQALIEMANSFLILTSAGPGAHLVVLTGPNADVGVVAYQMNMLVKKIGEHLSAAPRAHVGPSTAAGE; from the coding sequence ATGACACGCCCCACCCCCGCCACGAACACCCAGCTGGACCAGTTGCTCACCGGTCTCGTGGACCGGGTCGCCGACGTGAACCACGCCGTGGTGCTCTCCGAGGACGGGCTGGTCGTCAGCCGGTCCACCGGGTTCGTGCGCGACGACGCCGAGCGGCTGGCGGCGACCGCGTCCGGGCTGATGAGCCTGAGCAAGGGCGTCAGCATGGACTTCCGCGGCGGTCCGGTCCGCCAGGCACTGATCGAGATGGCCAACAGCTTCCTGATCCTCACCTCCGCGGGCCCCGGCGCCCACCTGGTCGTCCTGACCGGTCCGAACGCGGACGTCGGTGTGGTGGCGTACCAGATGAACATGCTGGTGAAGAAGATCGGCGAGCACCTGAGCGCGGCTCCGCGGGCGCACGTCGGCCCATCGACCGCCGCCGGCGAGTGA
- a CDS encoding nitrate- and nitrite sensing domain-containing protein, with translation MSARTGARRRLGSIRLSLILLALVPSVTLAALWGLTTAQMFSEGLHLRSQTELSRSTGAMGTEATLALQLERGASASWLAKEPGSRARLDQARKATDTAVAKLVGRSDEIKRAPARIADRLYSVVGSVSSLEYYRGQVDDPTDITAAQALDQYTSIIDDQIHAFQELSQVDDGDLTSQAGPLVALEHAAELVSQESARLTLAWPSGRLDETDWTEFAQLVSTRRWIVEDQIVPSLRGTAKTQTERILQGADWQALQAVEDQVLAARPDASGQVVLPDAKKRWNTALDRVSDQYSALIQRQTSGLLTRSADKADELLLTAGSLSVGGLVALLVCVGMSWRITRSLSRRLGGLKRATLSLAEERLPDVVRRLDRGETVDVDLAAPPLDYGSDELGQVAQAFNTAQRTAVVTTVELADTRRGFQKVILGIARQSQNLVNRQLSLLDALEREHQDPDVLKGLFELDSTASQLRRYEENLVIISGEQPRRSWTEPVALIDILRSAVGEVAEYQRVEVHTDEEVCLAPPAVADVIHLLAELIDNATAYSPAPSPVGVRAAMVAKGLAVEVEDRGLGLSEDDYAAFNEQLAEPPKFDVVALAGDLRLGMFVIARLAARHGITVTLRSSPYGGTTAIVLVPHDIVVPEPLPTGAEDEKPETTDERVHPEPVSAARTARPLLTARTAAVAPPAPESRPAPAVVPRTDGLIPLPRRVPQTSLAAELREEATTAEPDADDDFTAEHAASSLAGFQSGTLRARDEDEPVRDDPEGPAPPEPVGSRAPAAGPAAPQPSPTDRS, from the coding sequence ATGTCTGCACGGACAGGTGCCCGGCGCCGCCTCGGCTCCATACGTCTCTCCCTCATCCTCCTGGCGCTGGTCCCGAGCGTCACCCTCGCCGCCCTGTGGGGTCTGACGACGGCGCAGATGTTCTCCGAGGGCCTTCACCTGCGCTCGCAGACGGAGCTGAGCCGGTCGACCGGCGCGATGGGCACGGAGGCCACCCTCGCGCTCCAGCTGGAGCGCGGCGCGTCGGCGTCCTGGCTGGCCAAGGAGCCCGGTTCCCGGGCGCGGCTGGACCAGGCGCGCAAGGCCACCGACACGGCGGTCGCCAAGCTCGTGGGCCGGTCCGACGAGATCAAGCGGGCTCCCGCCCGGATCGCCGACCGGCTGTACTCGGTGGTCGGCTCGGTGAGCAGCCTGGAGTACTACCGGGGCCAGGTGGACGACCCCACCGACATCACCGCCGCGCAGGCCCTCGACCAGTACACCTCGATCATCGACGACCAGATCCACGCCTTCCAGGAGCTCTCCCAGGTCGACGACGGCGACCTCACCTCGCAGGCCGGTCCGCTGGTCGCGCTGGAGCACGCGGCGGAGCTGGTCTCCCAGGAGAGCGCGCGTCTGACGCTGGCCTGGCCGTCCGGGCGGCTCGACGAGACGGACTGGACCGAGTTCGCCCAGCTGGTGAGCACCCGCCGCTGGATCGTCGAGGACCAGATCGTCCCCTCGCTGCGCGGCACCGCCAAGACGCAGACCGAGCGGATCCTCCAGGGCGCGGACTGGCAGGCCCTCCAGGCCGTCGAGGACCAGGTGCTGGCGGCACGGCCGGACGCGTCGGGCCAGGTGGTCCTGCCCGACGCGAAGAAGCGGTGGAACACCGCCCTGGACCGAGTCTCCGACCAGTACTCGGCGCTGATCCAGCGGCAGACCTCGGGACTGCTCACCCGCAGCGCCGACAAGGCCGACGAACTGCTGCTGACGGCCGGTTCGCTGAGCGTCGGCGGGCTGGTCGCCCTGCTGGTGTGCGTCGGCATGTCCTGGCGGATCACCCGCTCCCTGTCCCGCCGGCTGGGTGGTCTGAAGCGGGCCACGCTGAGCCTCGCCGAGGAACGGCTGCCGGACGTGGTCCGCCGTCTGGACCGGGGCGAGACGGTCGACGTGGATCTGGCGGCGCCGCCGCTGGACTACGGCTCGGACGAACTCGGCCAGGTGGCACAGGCGTTCAACACCGCGCAGCGCACCGCGGTGGTGACCACCGTGGAACTCGCCGACACCCGGCGCGGGTTCCAGAAGGTGATCCTCGGCATCGCCCGGCAGAGCCAGAACCTGGTCAACCGGCAGCTGAGCCTGCTGGACGCGCTGGAGCGCGAGCACCAGGACCCCGACGTCCTCAAGGGCCTGTTCGAACTGGACTCCACGGCCAGCCAGTTGCGCCGCTACGAGGAGAACCTGGTCATCATCAGCGGTGAGCAGCCGCGCCGCAGCTGGACCGAGCCGGTCGCGCTGATCGACATCCTGCGCAGCGCGGTCGGTGAGGTCGCCGAGTACCAGCGGGTGGAGGTGCACACCGACGAGGAGGTGTGCCTGGCCCCGCCGGCCGTCGCGGACGTGATCCATCTGCTGGCCGAGCTCATCGACAACGCGACCGCCTACTCCCCCGCGCCCAGCCCCGTCGGGGTACGGGCCGCGATGGTGGCCAAGGGCCTGGCCGTCGAGGTCGAGGACCGGGGCCTGGGCCTGTCCGAGGACGACTACGCCGCGTTCAACGAGCAGTTGGCCGAGCCGCCGAAGTTCGACGTGGTGGCACTCGCCGGCGATCTGCGGCTCGGCATGTTCGTGATCGCCCGGCTCGCCGCCCGGCACGGCATCACCGTCACGCTGCGCTCCTCGCCGTACGGCGGCACCACGGCGATCGTGCTGGTCCCGCACGACATCGTGGTGCCCGAGCCCCTCCCCACGGGCGCGGAGGACGAGAAGCCGGAGACGACGGACGAGAGGGTGCACCCGGAGCCGGTGTCCGCCGCCCGTACCGCCCGGCCCCTGCTCACCGCGCGGACGGCGGCCGTCGCGCCGCCCGCACCGGAGTCCAGACCGGCCCCCGCCGTCGTCCCCCGCACCGACGGGCTCATCCCGCTGCCCAGACGGGTGCCGCAGACCAGTCTGGCCGCCGAACTCCGCGAAGAGGCCACGACCGCCGAGCCGGACGCCGACGACGACTTCACCGCGGAGCACGCCGCGTCCTCACTCGCCGGGTTCCAGAGCGGCACGCTCCGGGCCCGGGACGAGGACGAGCCGGTGCGGGACGATCCGGAGGGACCGGCCCCGCCGGAGCCCGTCGGTTCCCGTGCCCCCGCGGCCGGCCCGGCCGCCCCCCAGCCCTCCCCGACCGACCGCTCATGA
- a CDS encoding substrate-binding domain-containing protein: MNTSSPPRASSGSFRVAVLAGALCLLLAGCSGSGDARLDSDTDAAAGADGSLRVALIAHGGKGDAFWDLVHKGAGAAAAKDGIDLTYASDSDPTRQAQLVRDAVRDKVDGIAVTLAKPQAMKGPVAEAKAAGIPVVGLNSGIDAWKSAGLLEYFGQDESLAGRAVGDKLDEIRAKHALCVIHERGNVALEARCAGVKKTFTGKTENLYVEGTDLNAVQAAVTAQLRQDPTIDEVVTLGAQFALTAVKSVRAAGSRAKVATFDLDKNLVQAVQGGQVQFAVDQQPYLQGYLAVDALWLYRTNGNVSGGGVAPVLTGPAFVTRSNVASVAKFAAAGTR; the protein is encoded by the coding sequence ATGAACACGTCATCCCCACCTCGGGCGTCCTCCGGATCCTTCCGCGTCGCGGTCCTGGCCGGAGCGCTCTGTCTGCTCCTCGCGGGCTGCTCCGGATCCGGCGACGCGCGGCTCGACTCCGACACCGACGCGGCGGCCGGCGCCGACGGCTCCCTGCGGGTCGCTCTGATCGCCCACGGCGGCAAGGGCGACGCCTTCTGGGACCTGGTGCACAAGGGCGCCGGCGCGGCGGCCGCCAAGGACGGCATCGACCTGACCTACGCGAGCGACTCCGACCCGACCCGGCAGGCCCAGCTGGTCCGGGACGCGGTCCGGGACAAGGTCGACGGCATCGCGGTGACCCTGGCCAAGCCGCAGGCGATGAAGGGGCCGGTGGCCGAGGCGAAGGCGGCGGGCATCCCCGTGGTGGGACTCAACTCCGGCATCGACGCCTGGAAGTCCGCCGGGCTCCTGGAGTACTTCGGCCAGGACGAGAGCCTGGCCGGCCGGGCCGTCGGCGACAAGCTCGACGAGATCCGGGCCAAGCACGCCCTGTGCGTCATCCACGAGCGGGGCAACGTCGCCCTGGAGGCGCGCTGCGCCGGCGTGAAGAAGACGTTCACCGGCAAGACCGAGAACCTCTACGTCGAGGGGACCGACCTGAACGCGGTGCAGGCCGCGGTCACCGCCCAGCTGCGGCAGGACCCCACCATCGACGAAGTCGTCACGCTGGGCGCCCAGTTCGCGCTCACCGCGGTCAAGTCGGTGCGGGCCGCGGGCAGCAGGGCCAAGGTCGCCACCTTCGACCTCGACAAGAACCTGGTTCAGGCCGTCCAGGGCGGGCAGGTGCAGTTCGCGGTGGACCAGCAGCCGTACCTCCAGGGCTACCTCGCCGTGGACGCGCTGTGGCTGTACCGGACCAACGGCAATGTCAGCGGAGGCGGCGTGGCCCCCGTCCTGACGGGCCCGGCGTTCGTCACCCGGTCGAACGTCGCCTCGGTCGCGAAGTTCGCCGCCGCCGGAACCCGGTGA
- a CDS encoding SAM-dependent methyltransferase, translated as MDEAIDTGSAHSARIYDYIIGGEDHYPADREAGDAMCREWPALPVHMRANRDFMNRAVRYLAAQAGIRQFLDVGTGIPTSPNIHEIAQSVSPDARVVYIDNDPLVLRLSQGLLDSAPEGRTAYIEADMRDPAGIMDDPRLRATLDLSRPVALTVIAIVHFMTDEDDAVGIVRRLLDPLPSGSHLAMSIGTAEFAPDEVGRVAREYAARGMPMRLRTFAEAEEFFAGLDLVAPGVVQVHKWRPDGTGTEVVRDEDIAMFGVVARKP; from the coding sequence ATGGACGAAGCCATCGACACCGGCAGCGCGCACTCGGCGCGGATCTACGACTACATCATCGGCGGCGAGGACCACTACCCGGCGGACCGGGAGGCGGGGGACGCCATGTGCCGGGAGTGGCCCGCGCTGCCGGTGCACATGCGGGCCAACCGGGACTTCATGAACCGGGCGGTGCGGTATCTGGCGGCTCAGGCGGGGATACGCCAGTTCCTCGACGTCGGCACCGGCATCCCGACCTCGCCGAACATCCATGAGATCGCCCAGTCGGTGTCCCCCGACGCCCGGGTGGTGTACATCGACAACGACCCGCTCGTCCTGCGCCTGTCCCAGGGGCTGCTCGACAGCGCGCCCGAGGGCCGCACGGCGTACATCGAGGCGGACATGCGCGACCCGGCGGGCATCATGGACGACCCCCGGCTGCGTGCGACGCTCGATCTGTCCCGGCCAGTAGCCCTGACCGTGATCGCGATCGTGCACTTCATGACGGACGAGGACGACGCGGTGGGCATCGTGCGCCGGCTGCTGGACCCGCTGCCGTCCGGCAGCCACCTCGCGATGTCCATCGGGACGGCCGAGTTCGCGCCGGACGAGGTGGGGCGGGTGGCCCGTGAGTACGCGGCGCGGGGCATGCCGATGCGGCTGCGGACCTTCGCCGAGGCCGAGGAGTTCTTCGCCGGTCTCGACCTCGTCGCGCCGGGCGTCGTCCAGGTCCACAAGTGGCGTCCGGACGGCACGGGCACCGAGGTGGTCCGGGACGAGGACATCGCGATGTTCGGGGTGGTGGCCCGCAAACCGTAG
- a CDS encoding ArsR/SmtB family transcription factor, producing MTGSGFEDPSADVLGQAAAAFGLLASSARLHIVWALSQGESDVSGLAERVGGALPAVSQHLTKLKLAGLVRSRREGRRQVYFVDDPDVVDVVRLMVGRLSDRAAPARRLRGL from the coding sequence GTGACCGGCAGTGGCTTCGAGGACCCCTCCGCCGACGTGCTCGGCCAGGCGGCCGCGGCCTTCGGACTGCTCGCCTCGTCCGCGCGGCTGCACATCGTGTGGGCGCTGTCCCAGGGGGAGAGTGACGTCAGCGGGCTCGCGGAGCGGGTCGGCGGCGCGCTGCCCGCGGTCAGCCAGCACCTCACCAAGCTCAAGCTCGCCGGTCTGGTCCGCTCCCGCCGTGAGGGCCGCCGGCAGGTGTACTTCGTGGACGACCCGGACGTCGTGGACGTGGTCCGGCTGATGGTGGGCCGGCTCTCCGACCGTGCCGCGCCCGCACGCCGCCTCCGTGGACTCTGA